In Candidatus Sedimenticola sp. (ex Thyasira tokunagai), the following proteins share a genomic window:
- a CDS encoding FecR domain-containing protein, which produces MNNLRIFCLLLAWVWSTQLGAVAGKVDSLVGDAAAVDQDGSHREMVEGDGVDQGDTLYTYDGRMELAFTDGGKIKLGRYTIFRVDDYRYAALDGEDTGVFSLLKGALRAVSGAIGKKRREEYRINTPVATVGLRGTEFYLRYCKGDCLRLSDGLYSSVSDGGIFLRNKTGTVDVWQGQAAFVADPATLPRLIVPPPPFIKGDLAAAVQTQAMPNFQPVWSGQFQGVVKPPVAKPQVKPKPKPKSSSGYNPLDDPGMGTPGSLDTGQISQLSQAFQAGSIPSKPPGPGGSPGAMIPQDYTTAPIPPAPVVDPATQQQFPQAPLDDFGDQFMNPTQYLPSQTSQPTASASSSQGLSDVTVDSRNVTVSFWDHGSEDGDRIDINLNGQPLRQNISLTKAKQSFNVTLQSGTNQFGVKALNEGSASPNTASVEISNVTSGRAVQVYSIKNGQSTGMNLIAPSSVNSGPSDYNSY; this is translated from the coding sequence ATGAATAATCTGCGTATTTTCTGTCTACTATTGGCCTGGGTCTGGAGCACGCAGCTGGGAGCGGTTGCCGGCAAGGTTGACTCTCTGGTGGGTGATGCCGCGGCTGTGGACCAGGATGGCAGTCATCGTGAGATGGTGGAGGGCGATGGTGTAGATCAGGGAGATACCCTCTACACCTATGATGGTCGAATGGAGCTGGCTTTTACCGATGGCGGAAAGATCAAGCTGGGGCGCTACACCATCTTCAGGGTTGATGACTATCGGTACGCAGCACTGGACGGTGAAGATACTGGGGTATTCAGCCTGCTCAAAGGGGCTCTGCGGGCTGTGAGTGGCGCTATTGGTAAGAAACGCCGTGAGGAGTATCGGATCAATACCCCGGTTGCCACCGTGGGTCTGCGCGGTACTGAATTCTATCTGCGCTACTGTAAAGGAGATTGCCTGCGTCTCTCAGATGGACTCTACTCGAGTGTTTCCGATGGGGGCATTTTTCTGCGCAATAAAACGGGTACCGTAGATGTGTGGCAGGGACAGGCCGCCTTCGTTGCTGATCCGGCAACCCTACCACGACTGATTGTGCCACCTCCGCCGTTCATAAAGGGTGATTTGGCCGCTGCAGTTCAAACTCAGGCCATGCCCAACTTTCAGCCCGTCTGGTCGGGGCAGTTTCAGGGGGTGGTGAAGCCGCCGGTAGCAAAACCACAAGTAAAACCCAAGCCCAAGCCAAAATCTTCATCTGGGTATAATCCTCTCGACGACCCCGGTATGGGAACCCCCGGCAGTCTCGACACCGGTCAGATTAGTCAATTGAGTCAGGCGTTTCAGGCGGGGAGCATTCCGAGTAAACCTCCCGGCCCTGGAGGGAGTCCGGGGGCGATGATTCCTCAGGATTATACGACGGCCCCCATACCACCGGCCCCGGTGGTGGATCCCGCCACCCAGCAGCAGTTTCCCCAGGCCCCTCTTGATGATTTTGGCGACCAGTTTATGAATCCCACCCAGTATCTGCCGTCACAAACTTCGCAACCGACAGCGTCGGCATCCTCCAGTCAGGGGCTGAGTGATGTTACCGTGGATTCCCGCAATGTAACCGTCTCTTTCTGGGACCATGGCAGTGAGGATGGCGATAGAATCGACATCAATCTTAATGGGCAGCCCCTGCGTCAGAACATCTCCCTGACCAAGGCCAAGCAATCGTTCAACGTTACCCTGCAGTCGGGAACAAATCAGTTTGGTGTAAAGGCACTCAATGAGGGTAGCGCTTCACCCAATACTGCTTCTGTGGAGATCTCCAATGTGACCAGCGGTCGTGCCGTCCAGGTCTACAGTATCAAGAATGGACAGAGTACGGGCATGAACCTGATTGCTCCATCCAGTGTGAATAGTGGGCCGAGTGACTACAACAGCTATTAG
- a CDS encoding tetratricopeptide repeat protein has translation MIQLDPLPFGVHKWSMDTGKYNFFYLLLLGCLLLSTEGMAASSALQKVDALLFQGQVERAAQLCKTELERSPDNLDIRNNLGNIYLLQGRISAAQKEFEAILKQQPTYVQARNNLGLCYLRRDRPAQAVEAFRKVLDHQPDHLQGMVNLTEGLIAMGDHEEAGMTLTYALIVHTEIPSLHYRMGTLSALQGDFAEAMKRYTRALELDPRHLASLIQAGFASLALDRLEQALGFFAHANRLKPDDPNIHHGLGLCLLRQGLLDDGIDALNHSLRLRPGDDRIHAQLAQAWEQHGNYDAEGRALKHYQRALTLNPKNQSATFHLALLMEELVRKADAEQLYTTLLKLDPQHLEGKTRLALLLKGRHEYEPAAQLLAQVVEATPNNSFLKLQLAGLYKQLGRKALAVALVQNVRDGATDLRHREQADKMFEGLQADE, from the coding sequence ATGATTCAACTTGACCCTTTGCCTTTCGGCGTCCATAAATGGTCTATGGATACTGGAAAATATAACTTCTTCTATCTTCTGTTGCTTGGGTGTTTGCTCCTCTCTACAGAAGGAATGGCTGCGTCCAGTGCCCTGCAGAAGGTTGATGCGCTGCTATTTCAGGGGCAGGTGGAGAGGGCGGCCCAGCTCTGTAAGACAGAGCTGGAACGTAGCCCAGACAATCTTGATATCCGTAACAATCTCGGCAATATTTATCTGCTTCAGGGGCGCATCTCTGCTGCACAAAAAGAGTTTGAAGCGATACTCAAGCAACAACCTACCTATGTTCAGGCACGCAATAACTTGGGATTGTGCTACCTGAGGCGTGATCGTCCAGCGCAGGCCGTTGAGGCGTTTCGCAAGGTCCTGGATCACCAACCTGATCATCTTCAGGGGATGGTGAATCTGACCGAAGGGTTGATCGCCATGGGTGATCATGAAGAGGCCGGTATGACGCTGACCTATGCCCTGATAGTGCATACAGAAATCCCCTCGCTACACTATCGTATGGGTACTCTGTCGGCCCTGCAGGGCGACTTTGCCGAGGCAATGAAACGCTATACCCGAGCTCTTGAACTCGATCCCAGGCATCTGGCCAGCCTGATACAGGCGGGGTTCGCGAGTCTGGCCCTTGATCGGTTGGAGCAGGCGTTGGGGTTCTTCGCTCACGCCAATCGTCTCAAGCCTGATGATCCCAATATTCACCATGGCCTGGGCCTCTGTTTGCTACGCCAGGGATTACTCGATGATGGCATCGACGCACTCAATCACTCACTACGACTGCGTCCCGGTGATGATCGTATTCATGCTCAATTGGCTCAGGCATGGGAACAGCATGGGAATTATGATGCAGAGGGTCGGGCGCTGAAGCACTACCAGCGGGCGTTGACGCTGAACCCGAAAAACCAGAGCGCCACCTTCCATCTGGCGCTGTTGATGGAGGAGCTGGTTCGCAAGGCTGATGCAGAGCAACTCTATACGACGCTACTTAAGCTCGATCCCCAGCACCTGGAGGGCAAGACGCGGTTGGCTCTTCTGCTCAAGGGGCGGCATGAGTATGAACCGGCCGCACAACTGCTGGCGCAGGTTGTGGAGGCGACACCAAACAACAGTTTCCTGAAACTACAGCTGGCCGGGCTCTATAAGCAGCTGGGGCGCAAAGCACTTGCAGTGGCGCTGGTTCAGAATGTGAGAGATGGCGCGACTGATCTCCGCCACCGTGAGCAGGCGGATAAGATGTTTGAAGGGCTGCAGGCTGATGAATAA
- a CDS encoding DNA polymerase II has translation MQLINQPAFLLTRQWRDTPAGIELELWAGSEQGVLRLVIPGQQAVCFIERHCSIDGGNIPFQRKPLDLFSLPGEPVDGLYFHQQRQLFQLRDRATTQGIQLLESDIKPADRYLMERFITASMQISGAAQKKVGYLELVSPQIKQGEYLTDLSYLSLDIETDGIDGEILSIAFCGQGYEEVLMQGEKSQWPCDLPLFWFDNEAVLLKGFLHRFGQLDPDLILGWNLINFDLNILEQRCHRYRIPFTLGRGRSTAAVLQPQQPGQPRIASIPGRVALDGIDNLRAAFWSFESFALGHVAAELLGRTKLIESSSSEKIAEIRRLYREDRPALAAYNLEDCRLVEDIFHKTDLLNFITQRSVMTGLPLGRQGGSVAAFDNLYLPRLHRAGAVAHDIGAVKHNISSPGGYVMNSQPGLYDNVLVLDFKSLYPSIIRTFQIDPLGMARPGKNPVPGFLEAEFSRSEGILPGIITDLWYKRDMAKRESNKPLSQAVKIIMNSFYGVLGSSGCRFFDPRLASSITRRGHEIITRSRDWLEQQGFRVIYGDTDSVFVLLGGGFSEEQAQTTGQRLAGELNQWWQATLKEEYQLTCRLEIEFETHFIRFLMPTIRGSETGSKKRYAGYIRDAQGEYQLIFKGLESVRSDWTPMAQTFQRELYRRIFFDEPYEAYVAETATRLKAGELDHLLVYRKRLRRKLDDYTRNVPPHVQAARKLKKAGRSISYLITLNGPEPVTEQVSPIDYQHYIDRQLAPVADGILHFVDDSFERITADQMMLF, from the coding sequence ATGCAGCTGATAAACCAACCAGCTTTTCTCCTAACCCGACAGTGGCGGGACACACCAGCTGGTATTGAACTCGAGCTCTGGGCCGGCAGTGAACAAGGGGTGCTACGTCTGGTCATACCCGGTCAACAGGCTGTCTGTTTTATTGAACGGCACTGCAGCATCGATGGTGGCAACATTCCCTTTCAGCGTAAGCCGCTCGACCTTTTCTCTCTTCCTGGTGAGCCGGTGGACGGACTCTACTTTCATCAGCAGCGGCAATTATTCCAGCTAAGGGATAGAGCTACCACCCAAGGCATCCAGCTGCTTGAATCTGATATCAAACCGGCCGACCGCTACCTGATGGAGCGCTTTATCACAGCATCAATGCAGATTAGTGGAGCGGCTCAGAAGAAAGTGGGCTACCTGGAGCTGGTCTCGCCACAGATAAAGCAGGGAGAGTACCTTACCGACTTGAGCTATCTCAGCCTCGATATCGAGACCGACGGCATCGATGGAGAGATACTCTCTATCGCTTTCTGTGGTCAAGGTTATGAAGAGGTGCTGATGCAGGGAGAGAAGAGTCAGTGGCCCTGCGATCTTCCTCTTTTCTGGTTCGACAATGAAGCAGTGCTGCTAAAAGGTTTTCTCCATCGTTTCGGACAGCTTGATCCCGATTTGATTCTCGGTTGGAACCTGATCAATTTCGATCTCAATATCCTGGAACAGCGCTGCCATCGATACCGTATTCCCTTCACACTTGGGCGGGGCAGAAGCACTGCCGCCGTACTGCAACCCCAGCAGCCGGGGCAGCCTCGCATTGCAAGCATTCCGGGGCGAGTAGCTCTGGACGGTATCGACAACTTGCGCGCCGCCTTCTGGTCGTTTGAGAGCTTTGCCTTGGGGCATGTGGCGGCTGAACTGCTGGGACGAACAAAGCTGATAGAGAGCAGTAGTAGTGAGAAAATCGCAGAGATCCGTCGTCTCTACCGCGAAGATCGCCCCGCCCTCGCCGCCTATAACCTGGAGGATTGCCGCCTTGTGGAAGATATCTTCCACAAGACCGATCTGCTCAACTTCATCACTCAGCGTAGCGTTATGACCGGCCTGCCCCTTGGAAGGCAGGGCGGTTCGGTTGCCGCCTTTGACAACCTCTATCTTCCCCGCCTTCATCGGGCCGGCGCAGTTGCTCATGATATCGGCGCCGTCAAGCACAACATATCCAGCCCCGGCGGCTATGTAATGAACTCCCAGCCCGGGCTTTACGACAACGTACTGGTACTCGACTTCAAGAGCCTCTATCCCAGCATCATTCGCACCTTCCAGATCGATCCCCTGGGAATGGCGCGCCCAGGCAAGAATCCCGTTCCCGGTTTTCTTGAGGCAGAGTTCTCCCGCAGTGAAGGGATACTGCCCGGTATCATTACCGACCTCTGGTACAAGCGTGACATGGCCAAACGGGAGAGCAACAAGCCCCTCTCCCAGGCGGTCAAGATCATCATGAACTCATTCTATGGCGTACTCGGCTCCAGCGGCTGCCGCTTCTTCGATCCTCGACTGGCCAGCAGTATTACCCGGCGTGGTCATGAGATAATCACCCGCAGTCGTGACTGGCTGGAGCAGCAGGGCTTCCGGGTGATCTATGGCGATACCGATTCGGTATTCGTGCTTCTCGGTGGAGGATTTTCGGAAGAGCAGGCCCAAACCACCGGGCAACGGCTCGCTGGTGAACTCAACCAATGGTGGCAAGCAACACTCAAAGAGGAGTACCAGCTCACCTGCCGGCTGGAAATCGAATTCGAGACCCACTTTATACGCTTCCTCATGCCCACCATCCGCGGCTCGGAAACCGGCAGCAAGAAACGCTATGCAGGCTACATACGAGATGCTCAGGGAGAGTATCAGCTGATTTTCAAGGGGCTGGAGAGTGTGCGTAGCGATTGGACCCCTATGGCCCAAACATTCCAGCGTGAGCTCTATCGTCGCATCTTCTTCGACGAACCCTATGAAGCCTATGTTGCTGAGACAGCCACACGGTTAAAAGCCGGGGAGTTGGACCACCTTCTGGTCTACCGCAAGCGCCTGCGCCGCAAGCTGGATGACTACACCCGCAATGTACCGCCCCATGTCCAGGCGGCACGTAAGCTAAAAAAGGCAGGGCGCTCGATCAGCTACCTGATCACCCTCAACGGCCCGGAGCCGGTAACAGAGCAGGTCAGTCCCATCGACTATCAGCACTATATAGATCGCCAGCTGGCACCAGTAGCAGACGGCATACTACACTTTGTTGATGACAGTTTTGAGCGCATCACCGCTGATCAGATGATGCTTTTCTGA
- a CDS encoding nickel-dependent hydrogenase large subunit, with translation MAGAVEGSLIITLRGWDKGERGVSIRSTRPLHMPKIFVGKGVDELIRTLPLLYNVCGTAQACAAAEACEQALGIDADTGRREAREMLVWFETAREHIWRILLDWSAFLTQPSDSATVADAMGLFSDFRNALYPDQEPFGIDRQAIEPNRHKLEQVIGRLEQLLERSLYTYSPGEWLGIESEDALSEWIKRSESIPSQLLRKLSDRGWSGVGSAASAALPELMVETLEDRLSGGEVEAFIATPTHEGHCCETSPYTRVREQSLVKSLSADYGGGLLPRTVARLVELAGIPARLKRGITHLNGNNSLLFDRTAADNIGIAQVEAARGRLVHRVELVDQRIADYRILAPTEWNFHPEGVLAQGLMSLDGNSHEELKQQATWLINAIDPCVGYSLEIV, from the coding sequence GTGGCAGGTGCTGTAGAAGGCAGTCTGATAATTACGCTAAGGGGGTGGGACAAAGGTGAGCGGGGGGTCTCCATCCGTTCCACCCGACCGCTACACATGCCGAAGATTTTTGTCGGCAAGGGGGTGGATGAGTTGATCAGAACCCTGCCTCTGCTCTATAACGTCTGTGGGACCGCGCAAGCCTGTGCTGCGGCTGAGGCGTGTGAGCAGGCGTTGGGGATAGATGCTGACACTGGGCGGCGGGAAGCACGGGAGATGCTGGTCTGGTTCGAGACGGCCCGAGAGCATATCTGGCGTATTCTCCTTGATTGGAGCGCTTTTCTGACTCAACCGTCGGACTCCGCTACGGTAGCCGATGCAATGGGTCTGTTCAGCGATTTTCGCAATGCCCTCTACCCGGATCAGGAGCCCTTTGGTATCGACCGGCAGGCCATTGAGCCGAATCGCCACAAGTTGGAACAGGTGATCGGACGGTTGGAGCAGTTGTTGGAGCGTTCCTTATATACCTACTCTCCCGGTGAATGGCTCGGAATCGAAAGTGAAGATGCGTTGTCGGAGTGGATAAAAAGATCAGAGTCTATACCGTCTCAGCTGCTTCGAAAGTTGTCTGACCGAGGGTGGAGCGGTGTCGGTTCAGCAGCATCGGCTGCTCTGCCTGAACTGATGGTAGAGACGCTGGAGGACCGATTGAGTGGTGGTGAGGTAGAGGCTTTCATCGCTACACCAACACATGAGGGCCACTGCTGTGAAACCTCCCCCTATACCCGGGTGAGGGAGCAGTCGCTGGTAAAATCACTCTCTGCTGACTATGGCGGCGGCTTATTACCGCGTACGGTGGCCCGGTTGGTGGAACTGGCCGGTATACCTGCACGGTTGAAGCGGGGCATCACTCACTTGAATGGGAATAACTCTCTTCTCTTTGACAGGACAGCGGCTGACAATATCGGCATTGCTCAAGTCGAGGCTGCAAGGGGGCGGCTGGTTCATCGGGTGGAGCTTGTCGATCAGCGAATAGCGGACTACCGCATTCTCGCTCCTACCGAGTGGAACTTTCACCCTGAGGGAGTCTTGGCCCAAGGACTTATGAGCCTCGATGGGAATTCTCATGAGGAGCTGAAGCAACAGGCGACCTGGCTGATCAACGCAATTGATCCCTGCGTGGGGTATTCGCTGGAGATCGTGTAA
- a CDS encoding HDOD domain-containing protein, whose protein sequence is MENFFIGRQAIHDRKMRVFAYELLYRETDVNSAQVEDGDRASSLVILNALSDIGLERLVGKSKAFFNLTRSLLLEEAPIPLERSKVVLEILEDIEVDEAIINGVRTLSQDECSIAIDDFAFEEKWAPLYPYIDIIKIEVPLIDWETIEKTIVPLRQYNIKLLAEKVENIDQYSRLFKLGFDYFQGYFFSRPTMIKGKRLEDNRQVAIRLLASLNDPKTTHKELERLITQDSTLSYRILRHLNSAAMGMPRKVASIGQAIIYLGLRQIQSWANLIALSGIAAVPDELFNTALVRAHMCRLLLIESKQQHLETTGFMAGLLSNLDVLMGETIEQVVSKLPLADEIHDALLKGEGPVGEALTCTLAYERNDWEEVHFNDFDERQISEIYLNASEEAFKEHAALFD, encoded by the coding sequence ATGGAAAACTTCTTTATTGGCCGCCAGGCTATACATGATCGCAAGATGCGGGTATTTGCCTACGAGCTTCTCTATCGGGAAACCGATGTCAATTCAGCTCAAGTGGAGGATGGTGACCGCGCCTCATCACTGGTCATCCTCAACGCCCTCAGTGATATTGGTCTTGAGCGTCTGGTTGGTAAATCCAAGGCGTTCTTCAACCTGACCAGAAGCCTTCTGCTGGAGGAAGCCCCTATTCCTCTGGAGAGGTCAAAGGTGGTACTGGAGATTCTTGAAGATATCGAGGTGGATGAGGCGATCATCAATGGAGTACGCACTCTGTCCCAGGACGAATGCAGCATCGCCATCGACGATTTTGCATTTGAGGAGAAGTGGGCGCCACTCTATCCTTACATCGACATCATCAAGATCGAGGTACCGCTGATCGACTGGGAAACCATTGAAAAAACGATAGTTCCACTGCGTCAATATAACATCAAGCTGTTAGCGGAGAAGGTCGAAAATATAGACCAATACAGCCGTCTTTTTAAATTGGGCTTCGACTATTTTCAGGGCTACTTCTTCTCCCGGCCGACTATGATCAAGGGAAAACGGTTGGAGGACAACCGTCAAGTGGCGATCAGGCTACTGGCGTCACTGAATGATCCCAAAACAACCCACAAAGAGCTGGAGCGATTGATCACTCAAGACTCGACGCTTAGTTACAGAATCCTCCGCCACCTCAATTCAGCAGCCATGGGAATGCCGCGCAAGGTGGCTTCCATCGGCCAGGCAATCATCTACCTGGGGCTTCGCCAGATCCAGTCCTGGGCCAATCTCATTGCCCTCTCCGGAATCGCCGCCGTACCTGATGAGCTTTTCAATACCGCACTGGTACGTGCTCACATGTGCCGCCTGCTACTGATAGAAAGCAAGCAGCAGCACCTGGAGACCACAGGTTTTATGGCAGGCCTGCTCTCTAATCTGGATGTTCTCATGGGAGAGACTATCGAACAGGTGGTGAGTAAACTACCACTAGCGGATGAGATTCATGATGCCTTGCTCAAAGGCGAAGGCCCAGTGGGAGAGGCACTCACCTGCACCCTCGCCTATGAGCGCAATGACTGGGAAGAGGTACACTTTAACGACTTTGATGAGCGCCAGATCAGCGAAATCTATCTCAACGCATCAGAAGAGGCATTCAAGGAGCATGCGGCCCTGTTTGACTAG
- the yaaA gene encoding peroxide stress protein YaaA: MLIVISPAKTLDYETPAQTGSFTQPDYLKSSGQLIEQLRRLSAIDIAEMMKVSMKIAELNFDRFEAWRRPFTLKNSKQALLAFKGDVYTGLNAIDFSEDDLAFAQDHLRILSGLYGLLRPLDLMQPYRLEMGRKLKTAQGGTLYQFWGEILTKGLNKVLAEQESQVLINLASNEYFKAVKPALLEGRLINPVFKERKGMEYKIIGVHAKKARGLMSRFIIKNRLQQPEALKAFVDADYCYNADLSNERDWVFTRG; encoded by the coding sequence ATGCTCATCGTTATCTCCCCCGCCAAGACACTTGATTACGAAACACCGGCCCAGACAGGCAGCTTTACACAACCAGACTACCTGAAGTCATCAGGCCAACTGATTGAGCAACTGCGCCGGCTCTCAGCTATCGATATCGCCGAGATGATGAAGGTAAGCATGAAAATAGCGGAGCTCAACTTCGACCGCTTCGAGGCGTGGAGGAGGCCGTTTACCCTAAAAAATAGCAAGCAGGCACTGCTCGCTTTTAAAGGGGATGTATACACAGGGCTCAACGCAATAGACTTCAGTGAGGATGATCTGGCTTTTGCCCAGGATCATCTGCGTATCCTTTCAGGACTTTATGGACTATTGCGGCCACTGGATCTGATGCAGCCCTACCGGCTGGAGATGGGGAGAAAGCTGAAGACGGCTCAGGGTGGCACCCTCTATCAGTTTTGGGGAGAGATCCTGACAAAAGGTCTGAACAAGGTGCTGGCAGAACAGGAGAGTCAGGTGCTGATCAATCTTGCCTCCAATGAATATTTCAAAGCGGTGAAGCCGGCATTGCTGGAAGGGCGCCTGATCAATCCGGTATTCAAAGAGCGCAAGGGAATGGAGTATAAGATCATCGGCGTTCATGCGAAAAAGGCCCGTGGTCTGATGAGCCGCTTTATCATCAAGAATCGCCTGCAGCAGCCTGAGGCGTTGAAGGCGTTTGTTGACGCGGACTATTGTTACAATGCCGACCTCTCAAATGAGAGGGATTGGGTGTTTACACGCGGTTGA
- a CDS encoding YbaK/EbsC family protein, producing MGIAITLKEFFENHQTAYELIPHPRTASTLESSEVAHIPGDRMVKGVLLGDQDRYMLALIPATHHLNIGRVNQILGRKLELITEDELASAFSDCEVGAIPPVGEAYGIETLLDSNLADQAELYLESGDHSVLIRMEREAFLDVVGGNEALAISEHL from the coding sequence ATGGGTATTGCAATCACCTTGAAAGAGTTTTTCGAAAATCATCAAACAGCCTATGAACTGATTCCTCACCCCAGAACCGCCTCCACCCTGGAGAGTTCGGAAGTGGCGCATATTCCGGGTGATCGAATGGTGAAGGGTGTTCTTCTTGGCGACCAGGATCGGTACATGTTGGCCCTGATTCCCGCTACCCACCATTTGAATATCGGTCGGGTTAATCAAATTCTCGGACGTAAGCTGGAACTGATCACAGAGGATGAACTTGCCAGCGCTTTTTCTGACTGTGAAGTTGGAGCTATTCCCCCGGTTGGAGAGGCTTATGGTATAGAGACTCTGCTCGATAGTAATTTGGCTGATCAGGCTGAGCTGTACTTGGAATCGGGAGATCACAGTGTATTGATCCGTATGGAGAGAGAAGCTTTTCTGGATGTTGTTGGCGGAAATGAAGCGTTGGCTATTAGCGAACATCTCTAA
- a CDS encoding class I SAM-dependent methyltransferase translates to MAPSKRKKKKKSIKSIAERADRHHLYELSVQYAASEIEFIDDTYRLLRGRRAKLLREDFCGTANVCCEWVRQRKSNRSIGVDIDSEVLGWGLKNRVKRLSREQQKRVSLLEADVLKAETDAPDIISAMNFSYWLFKERTKLRRYFNRVHQALASDGILFMDAYGGYDSFREIREEREINDGEFTYIWEQEKYEPISGGLICHIGFAFPDGSQIERAFSYDWRLWTLPEVRELLDEAGFRNVTVYWQGWDEDGEADGIFEPVEEGEADAGWICYISAEK, encoded by the coding sequence ATGGCGCCAAGTAAACGAAAAAAGAAGAAAAAGAGTATAAAAAGCATAGCGGAACGAGCAGACCGCCACCATCTCTACGAGCTCTCGGTGCAATATGCCGCTTCTGAGATTGAATTTATCGACGACACCTATAGGCTGCTTCGCGGACGCAGGGCCAAACTGCTTCGAGAGGATTTCTGCGGGACCGCCAATGTCTGTTGCGAATGGGTGCGCCAGCGCAAGAGTAATCGCTCCATCGGTGTTGATATCGATTCTGAAGTACTGGGCTGGGGGCTGAAGAACCGGGTAAAAAGACTTAGCCGCGAGCAGCAGAAGCGGGTATCACTGCTTGAAGCAGACGTACTGAAGGCAGAGACCGACGCACCGGATATCATTTCGGCAATGAACTTCAGCTACTGGCTATTCAAAGAGCGCACTAAACTGAGGCGCTACTTCAACAGGGTTCACCAAGCCCTCGCCTCTGACGGCATTCTCTTTATGGATGCTTATGGCGGCTACGACTCCTTTCGTGAAATCAGGGAAGAGCGTGAAATCAACGACGGTGAGTTCACCTATATCTGGGAACAGGAGAAGTACGAACCGATCAGCGGTGGGCTGATATGTCATATCGGCTTTGCTTTTCCAGATGGATCACAGATAGAGCGCGCTTTCAGCTATGACTGGCGCTTGTGGACGCTACCGGAAGTAAGAGAACTGCTCGACGAAGCGGGCTTCCGCAATGTGACCGTCTACTGGCAAGGCTGGGACGAAGACGGCGAAGCCGATGGAATATTTGAGCCCGTTGAAGAGGGCGAGGCGGACGCCGGTTGGATCTGCTACATCTCAGCAGAGAAGTAG
- a CDS encoding CBS domain-containing protein — MSRSPRTVTPDTPLLEVVSLMCLYRYSGLPVMEGDQMIGFIAEKDVLNRLFPTLEDMMTDGLGGVDFEALMYSYKDVIGMKVEEVMVKGVITVSPNEHILKAATTMTRHKFRRIPVAEEGRLVGMLSLGDVHKAVFQANIHDGMCK, encoded by the coding sequence ATGAGCCGCTCACCGCGGACAGTCACACCTGATACACCGTTGCTTGAGGTGGTATCGCTTATGTGCCTTTATCGCTACAGCGGTCTGCCGGTGATGGAGGGGGATCAGATGATCGGATTTATCGCCGAGAAGGACGTACTGAATCGGCTATTTCCAACTCTTGAGGATATGATGACCGACGGCCTTGGTGGTGTGGATTTTGAGGCACTGATGTACAGCTACAAGGATGTGATCGGTATGAAGGTTGAAGAGGTGATGGTAAAAGGTGTTATCACTGTTTCACCAAATGAGCATATTTTGAAAGCGGCCACCACCATGACGCGTCATAAGTTTCGCCGTATTCCCGTGGCTGAGGAGGGGCGTCTTGTGGGTATGCTCAGCCTGGGTGATGTACACAAGGCGGTTTTCCAGGCCAATATACACGACGGTATGTGCAAATAG